Proteins from a genomic interval of Synechococcus sp. A15-28:
- a CDS encoding GTP-binding protein: MKEKRKVPVTILTGYLGAGKTTLLNKILREEHGKKIAVIENEYGEVGIDQGLVINADEEVFEMSNGCICCTVRGDLIRVLGNLMKRRDKFDYVLVETTGLADPGPVAQTFFMDDEVRDEFTLDGIVTLVDSAHINQQLEHSTESAEQVAFADVLILNKTDLVSKNEVNVLESRLRDMNKMARILRAKEAGVDVEDVLNLGAFDLQQTLDRRPTFLEPEYPFEWTGVYELKKGNYRLYFDDGPDPTMLITAIKCDSSNEKDLDEYAEDCVRIFSKEPKKLLPGEAISFNEVIELQLQDAGQKLFELYIDNKSTIGLFTQHTAEEFNIRLDENKDDQPRDKEFRDITKGIDTRIERIWVAEHEHDDEVGSIALESLGNINPDKLNDWISKLLREKGVDIFRTKGFISYAEESRKIVFQGVHMLFTAEPGSEWGNEPRKNQLVFIGRNLDEDALRTEFQKCLA, translated from the coding sequence ATGAAAGAAAAGCGCAAGGTTCCTGTCACCATACTTACTGGCTACCTTGGGGCAGGGAAAACCACACTTTTAAACAAGATCTTGAGAGAAGAGCACGGAAAAAAAATTGCAGTCATAGAGAACGAATACGGCGAGGTTGGAATTGATCAAGGACTCGTCATTAACGCAGACGAAGAGGTCTTTGAAATGTCTAATGGTTGCATTTGTTGCACGGTAAGAGGTGATCTGATAAGAGTCCTAGGCAATCTAATGAAACGTAGGGACAAATTTGATTACGTTTTAGTTGAAACGACAGGTCTCGCTGACCCAGGGCCGGTAGCACAAACTTTTTTTATGGATGATGAAGTTAGAGATGAATTTACTCTTGATGGAATAGTGACGTTAGTAGATTCTGCACACATTAATCAACAATTGGAACATAGCACTGAAAGTGCAGAGCAGGTCGCCTTCGCGGACGTACTCATACTCAATAAAACTGACTTAGTTTCCAAAAACGAAGTCAATGTACTTGAATCACGCCTTCGAGATATGAACAAAATGGCCCGTATACTGCGTGCAAAAGAAGCCGGGGTCGATGTTGAAGATGTCTTGAATCTTGGTGCATTTGATCTCCAGCAAACATTAGATAGACGTCCGACATTTCTCGAACCTGAATATCCGTTTGAGTGGACCGGAGTATATGAACTTAAGAAAGGAAACTACAGGCTTTATTTTGATGATGGACCTGATCCAACAATGCTAATAACAGCAATAAAATGTGACAGTTCAAATGAAAAAGATCTTGATGAATACGCCGAAGATTGTGTAAGAATATTTTCAAAAGAACCTAAAAAACTTTTACCAGGTGAAGCAATAAGCTTTAACGAGGTTATTGAATTACAATTACAAGATGCTGGTCAAAAGCTCTTTGAATTATATATAGACAATAAATCAACTATAGGTCTCTTCACCCAACATACGGCAGAAGAATTTAATATAAGACTAGATGAAAATAAAGATGATCAGCCCAGAGATAAGGAATTTAGGGATATAACTAAGGGGATCGATACAAGGATCGAAAGAATATGGGTAGCAGAACACGAACATGACGATGAAGTTGGATCTATTGCCCTAGAAAGCCTTGGCAACATTAATCCAGATAAATTAAACGATTGGATTTCAAAACTTCTCCGAGAAAAAGGAGTAGATATATTTAGAACCAAAGGGTTTATCAGCTACGCTGAAGAATCTAGAAAAATTGTATTTCAAGGGGTCCATATGTTATTTACTGCAGAACCTGGAAGCGAATGGGGAAACGAGCCCAGGAAGAATCAACTTGTATTCATAGGCCGAAATTTAGACGAGGATGCATTAAGGACTGAGTTTCAAAAATGTCTAGCATGA
- a CDS encoding PQQ-binding-like beta-propeller repeat protein, producing the protein MSSMKRSNSIFQGGWYSEINEYVIACDWALENKNIIAADITGNIYSFDAKTGKLLYMQKDTHNKSLLDLAVNPNGSIYATCGQNGKVDINAASDGSLLSSSSLGNDWIDNIQWTNNGRLLAGSIGKFVHVIDSSGNQLWRSDELTSTVSAIYWSNNSELAISSYGQVIIYDVKTNKVCQRFEWKGSLISLALSPNGEIVACGSQDNSVHFWRRTNGKDAEMTGYPGKPKDIVFDITGQYLATGGSPQVTVWNFKNKGPEGTIPGQLILHNEPISCLSFANSSSLLASGAKDGSIAIWKLDKNGDGEPIDKISINSTPTRLRWKKDDNAFLAASDSGKLFCWDIPSKNGEGFGFKK; encoded by the coding sequence ATGTCTAGCATGAAAAGATCTAACAGCATTTTTCAAGGTGGATGGTACAGTGAAATTAATGAATACGTAATAGCTTGTGACTGGGCACTCGAAAATAAGAATATTATTGCTGCAGATATAACAGGCAATATTTACTCTTTTGATGCAAAAACAGGGAAGTTACTATACATGCAAAAAGACACTCACAACAAATCACTCTTAGATCTAGCAGTAAATCCCAATGGAAGCATATATGCAACTTGTGGCCAAAACGGCAAGGTTGATATTAATGCGGCTTCTGATGGAAGCTTACTAAGTTCAAGCTCATTAGGCAATGATTGGATTGATAATATACAATGGACAAATAACGGAAGATTATTAGCCGGTAGCATTGGAAAGTTCGTACATGTGATTGATTCGTCAGGAAATCAATTATGGCGTTCCGATGAACTGACAAGTACTGTGTCAGCAATTTATTGGTCAAACAATAGCGAATTAGCGATATCAAGCTACGGTCAAGTGATTATTTATGATGTGAAAACCAATAAAGTTTGTCAAAGATTTGAGTGGAAGGGATCTCTTATATCATTGGCATTGAGCCCCAACGGGGAGATTGTAGCTTGTGGGAGTCAAGACAATTCAGTACATTTTTGGCGACGAACTAATGGTAAAGATGCAGAAATGACTGGCTATCCTGGCAAACCTAAAGATATTGTGTTTGATATTACGGGTCAATATTTAGCTACAGGGGGAAGCCCCCAAGTTACAGTATGGAACTTTAAAAATAAGGGTCCTGAGGGAACAATTCCGGGGCAACTTATACTTCATAATGAGCCTATAAGTTGCCTAAGCTTTGCCAACAGTAGCTCGTTATTAGCATCTGGTGCAAAAGATGGGTCAATTGCAATTTGGAAATTAGATAAAAATGGAGATGGTGAGCCCATTGACAAGATATCCATCAACTCGACGCCGACACGACTAAGATGGAAAAAAGATGATAATGCCTTTTTAGCTGCTAGCGACTCGGGGAAATTATTCTGCTGGGATATACCGTCTAAAAATGGAGAAGGATTCGGATTCAAAAAGTAA
- a CDS encoding ABC transporter ATP-binding protein, translated as MTKSGSSSADSISYKEHESHVEIVNLRKVFPISRPSLFNKKTENYIALEGINLDIKKNTFVSLIGPSGCGKSTLLNLLAGLDDFTSGEIFIEGKPLVGPGPDRGIIFQNYALMPWLSAAGNIEYALETACPELSTSQRREKARYFLNMVGLERSMNKFPKQISGGMKQRVAIARALSINPSMLLMDEPFGALDALTRSYLQEEVLKIWEKNRVTALLITHSIEEALLMSDKIVLMSSGPSANIADIIDVPLPRPRIRNIIEKDSLFIDIKLQLEDHLLRETRAVEESS; from the coding sequence ATGACTAAATCTGGTTCAAGTTCAGCTGATTCCATTTCTTACAAGGAACATGAATCTCATGTTGAAATTGTAAATCTAAGAAAAGTTTTCCCAATTTCTCGACCTTCTCTTTTTAACAAAAAAACTGAGAACTATATTGCTCTTGAAGGTATAAATCTCGATATTAAAAAGAACACTTTTGTCTCTTTGATTGGCCCTTCGGGTTGTGGTAAATCAACGCTTTTGAATCTTTTAGCAGGATTAGATGATTTCACGTCTGGTGAAATTTTCATCGAAGGCAAGCCACTGGTTGGCCCTGGTCCAGACAGAGGTATAATTTTTCAGAACTACGCACTTATGCCCTGGCTAAGCGCCGCAGGCAACATCGAATATGCCTTGGAGACGGCCTGTCCAGAACTAAGTACCTCACAGAGGCGTGAAAAAGCCAGATACTTTTTGAATATGGTTGGGTTAGAACGCTCAATGAACAAGTTTCCAAAGCAAATTTCAGGTGGTATGAAGCAGAGAGTTGCTATTGCACGAGCTTTGTCTATTAATCCGTCTATGTTACTTATGGACGAGCCTTTTGGAGCCCTTGATGCCCTTACAAGGTCCTATTTGCAAGAAGAAGTGTTAAAAATATGGGAGAAAAATAGAGTTACAGCACTTTTAATTACACATAGTATTGAAGAAGCATTGTTAATGTCTGACAAAATTGTACTTATGTCTAGTGGACCATCTGCAAATATTGCAGATATTATAGATGTCCCTTTGCCAAGGCCCAGAATCCGTAATATTATAGAAAAAGATTCTCTCTTCATTGATATCAAACTCCAACTTGAGGATCATCTCCTTCGCGAAACAAGAGCAGTTGAAGAGTCTTCTTAG
- the ntrB gene encoding nitrate ABC transporter permease, translating into MSTKSTILRSLLISGSSLLSFCVVWEIIASANLIPNFPGALKTFQELIWWISDPFFDNGPNDLGIGFNLLISLRRVLIGYTLAMVVAIPVGLFVGVSKTVKSSVDPYVQLLKPVSPLAWLPIGLFVFRNSEVTGIFVIFITSIWPTLINTAIGVQSVDSDVLKVAKSLGASKTNTITKVILPAVMPNILAGMRISMGTAWLVIVAAEMLLGTGIGYFIWNEWNNLYVANIFVAIIIIGITGYVLDQIFEILQLRFNYDS; encoded by the coding sequence ATGTCTACAAAGTCAACAATCCTGAGATCGTTACTGATCTCAGGATCTAGTCTCCTTTCTTTTTGCGTTGTCTGGGAAATTATAGCCAGTGCCAATTTAATTCCTAATTTTCCAGGGGCTTTAAAGACATTTCAGGAATTAATATGGTGGATATCAGATCCATTTTTTGATAACGGTCCTAACGATTTAGGTATTGGTTTTAATTTACTTATAAGCTTAAGAAGAGTCCTAATTGGTTATACACTTGCAATGGTTGTTGCAATTCCAGTCGGTCTCTTTGTTGGTGTTTCCAAAACCGTTAAGTCTTCTGTTGATCCTTATGTACAACTACTTAAACCGGTCTCACCGCTTGCCTGGCTGCCCATTGGCTTATTCGTATTTAGAAATTCAGAAGTTACCGGTATTTTTGTCATTTTTATTACAAGCATCTGGCCGACTTTAATTAATACCGCAATTGGTGTTCAATCCGTAGATTCTGATGTCTTAAAAGTTGCAAAGTCATTAGGTGCTTCCAAAACTAATACCATTACCAAAGTCATCTTACCTGCAGTAATGCCAAATATTTTAGCTGGCATGAGAATTTCAATGGGTACAGCATGGCTTGTAATAGTGGCTGCTGAAATGCTTCTAGGCACGGGTATCGGATATTTTATATGGAATGAATGGAACAATTTATATGTAGCTAACATATTTGTAGCAATTATAATCATAGGAATAACTGGTTATGTACTGGATCAAATCTTTGAGATTTTGCAACTTCGATTCAATTACGATTCATGA
- a CDS encoding ABC transporter substrate-binding protein, whose amino-acid sequence MSNLFTSHASTTTQTAAEILKSQLQCNSTTEATSNSPSFQPQTGHGLFCFCVECRPFSPDHQDFTEDMPSDPEDLMDDFYKMGLIKADAVEVAEAVSSAELREILFYKNASQGDPAKEKLLRALAEEAGGLDQAMAAAFGPQAGEFFASIHSSSPFGRRSFLKGLAAGAAMITIANSAGLDTQDAHAAGHAGGKLEKTNLKIGFIPITCATPIIMSEPMGFYKSNGLKCKVVKMPSWGAVRDSAIAGELDAYHMLAPMPISMTLGLGTSPFSVKLASIENINGQAITVANRHKDTVKSAADMKGFVFGVPFPYSMHNLLLRYYLAKGGVDPDKDVQIRPVPPPDSVAQMVAGDIDAYLMPDPFNQRAVFEGVGFIHLLTKDLWVGHPCCAFAAGEPWINKHPNTFKAINKSIIEAANYATNPTNRSEIAKYISGRAFLNQPTKVVEAVLTGKFDDGLGNKKNVPDRIDFKPYPWQSFSHWIQSQLVRWDLGGAADAIKAGDFNANSAAIFLTNEAQSLERELGFNPPSRSFKTEKLAYDSFDPTDPLGYVSKQIDRDGV is encoded by the coding sequence GTGTCGAATCTTTTCACCTCGCATGCATCAACAACAACTCAGACTGCCGCTGAGATCCTTAAGTCACAGCTTCAATGTAATAGCACTACAGAAGCTACATCAAATTCTCCTTCCTTTCAACCACAAACCGGTCATGGTTTGTTTTGCTTCTGTGTAGAGTGCCGGCCATTTAGTCCAGATCATCAAGATTTTACCGAAGATATGCCTTCAGATCCTGAGGATTTGATGGATGATTTTTATAAAATGGGTTTGATTAAAGCCGATGCTGTAGAAGTCGCTGAGGCTGTTTCATCAGCGGAGCTTAGAGAGATTCTTTTTTATAAGAACGCTTCTCAAGGTGATCCTGCCAAGGAAAAGCTTTTGCGGGCACTAGCTGAAGAAGCCGGTGGATTAGATCAAGCGATGGCAGCAGCCTTTGGTCCTCAAGCAGGTGAATTCTTTGCCTCTATTCACTCTAGTTCCCCTTTTGGAAGAAGGTCATTTCTCAAAGGATTGGCTGCTGGTGCGGCCATGATAACAATTGCCAATAGCGCAGGCTTAGATACTCAAGATGCTCATGCAGCAGGTCATGCCGGCGGTAAATTAGAGAAAACTAACTTGAAGATTGGATTCATTCCAATTACATGTGCAACACCGATAATCATGTCAGAACCTATGGGTTTTTATAAATCTAATGGGTTGAAATGTAAGGTTGTGAAAATGCCAAGTTGGGGAGCTGTTCGCGATTCGGCCATTGCAGGTGAGCTTGATGCTTATCACATGCTCGCTCCAATGCCTATCTCTATGACTTTGGGATTGGGAACTTCTCCATTCAGCGTCAAACTAGCCAGTATTGAAAATATCAACGGACAAGCAATAACTGTAGCTAATCGTCACAAGGATACAGTTAAATCTGCCGCAGATATGAAAGGCTTTGTGTTCGGAGTACCATTTCCATACTCGATGCATAATTTACTACTTAGATATTACCTCGCTAAGGGTGGAGTTGATCCTGACAAGGATGTACAAATTCGCCCTGTACCACCACCGGATAGTGTTGCCCAGATGGTTGCAGGTGATATCGATGCATATTTGATGCCTGATCCATTTAATCAAAGAGCTGTGTTTGAAGGTGTTGGTTTTATTCACCTTCTAACTAAGGATCTTTGGGTTGGTCATCCATGCTGCGCTTTCGCTGCGGGTGAACCCTGGATTAACAAGCATCCAAATACTTTTAAAGCCATCAATAAATCTATTATTGAAGCTGCGAATTATGCAACAAATCCTACTAACAGATCTGAAATTGCGAAATATATTTCTGGCCGCGCCTTCCTAAACCAACCGACTAAAGTCGTTGAAGCTGTTTTGACAGGCAAGTTCGATGACGGCTTGGGCAATAAGAAAAATGTTCCTGACAGAATAGATTTTAAACCTTATCCTTGGCAAAGCTTTTCACATTGGATTCAGTCTCAACTTGTACGATGGGACCTTGGAGGAGCTGCTGACGCAATTAAAGCTGGTGACTTTAATGCTAATAGTGCCGCAATATTCCTAACAAATGAAGCTCAATCTTTGGAAAGGGAGCTGGGTTTCAATCCTCCCTCCCGTTCGTTCAAGACTGAGAAGCTTGCATACGACAGCTTTGACCCTACTGATCCGTTGGGCTATGTCAGCAAACAAATTGATAGGGACGGTGTATAA
- a CDS encoding twin-arginine translocase TatA/TatE family subunit, producing MSFFGLGFPELLIICLIFLLVLGPNSLPKVGKYLAKYLGGFRSASGEFKKEIDVVVLEDKDPKEDTL from the coding sequence ATGAGCTTTTTTGGATTAGGTTTTCCTGAGCTACTAATTATATGCCTTATTTTTTTATTAGTCTTAGGGCCTAATAGTTTGCCCAAAGTAGGAAAATATTTGGCTAAATATTTGGGCGGTTTTAGATCCGCCTCTGGTGAATTTAAGAAAGAAATTGATGTAGTTGTCTTGGAGGACAAAGATCCTAAAGAAGATACCCTTTAG
- a CDS encoding HEAT repeat domain-containing protein — MKDTESDLWERLGNSRKVPLDPCWLENVYSPNLATDLRLALCEKMGMLADRGWPTIEHLLQRYGDMPDLVMAAGLCHQIEAREWLLELLKRSNYNEKLQLTAVQSLGCWGAEVPEAIVTHCLHHPGQNFRLAGLQLLEFRSHLLTDHQLLDYCNEALNDFRDSVVIAAIRIIQRRDSKEICKQLFCLCQEDSDEVAFTALRALSCIASENSKKYLLKLSKTLKSESRRLLAQKKLNEQFRS; from the coding sequence ATGAAGGATACTGAATCAGATCTGTGGGAGAGACTCGGCAATTCACGTAAGGTTCCCTTGGATCCTTGTTGGTTAGAAAATGTCTATTCGCCCAACCTTGCTACTGATCTGCGGCTAGCTCTCTGTGAAAAAATGGGTATGCTTGCAGATCGTGGCTGGCCTACTATTGAACATTTACTGCAACGCTATGGCGACATGCCTGATTTGGTGATGGCCGCAGGACTCTGCCATCAAATTGAGGCCCGTGAATGGTTACTGGAATTGCTCAAGCGCAGCAATTATAATGAAAAACTTCAACTAACTGCAGTTCAATCGCTTGGTTGTTGGGGTGCTGAAGTTCCCGAAGCAATCGTCACTCATTGCTTACATCATCCTGGTCAAAATTTTCGACTCGCTGGTCTTCAATTGCTGGAATTTCGCTCACATCTTCTAACAGATCACCAACTATTGGATTACTGTAATGAAGCACTCAACGATTTTCGGGATTCAGTTGTTATTGCAGCAATCCGTATAATTCAGCGTCGTGACAGTAAAGAAATCTGCAAACAATTATTTTGTTTGTGTCAAGAAGACTCTGACGAAGTCGCATTTACCGCACTCCGTGCTCTTAGCTGTATAGCATCCGAAAATAGCAAAAAATATCTACTAAAACTTAGTAAAACCCTAAAAAGTGAATCAAGACGATTATTAGCCCAAAAAAAACTTAACGAACAGTTTAGATCTTAA
- the cynS gene encoding cyanase gives MSLTATLMAAKKAKGMSFADLEAAIGLDEVWVASLFYGQATASKEEAEKLAGLLSLDAETTAALQEYPTKGSLEPVIPTDPLIYRFYEIMQVYGMPLKDVIQEHFGDGIMSAIDFTIDVDKVEDPKGDRVKIVMCGKFLPYKKW, from the coding sequence ATGTCTTTAACAGCCACGTTGATGGCCGCCAAAAAGGCCAAAGGTATGAGTTTTGCTGATCTCGAGGCGGCTATTGGTCTCGATGAGGTTTGGGTTGCATCTTTGTTCTATGGCCAAGCGACGGCCTCGAAGGAGGAGGCCGAGAAACTTGCTGGTTTGTTATCCCTTGATGCAGAAACAACAGCGGCACTGCAGGAGTACCCAACCAAGGGAAGCCTTGAGCCAGTGATTCCCACTGATCCTTTGATTTATCGTTTTTACGAGATCATGCAGGTGTATGGCATGCCTCTGAAAGATGTAATTCAGGAGCATTTCGGAGATGGAATTATGAGTGCTATTGATTTCACTATAGATGTCGATAAAGTTGAGGACCCTAAAGGTGATCGTGTCAAAATTGTAATGTGTGGTAAGTTTTTACCCTACAAGAAATGGTAA
- a CDS encoding anthranilate phosphoribosyltransferase family protein has translation MTSAIVNGRERFKQHLRKVGSGEHTSKGMSREEAADALHLMLDGVASPAQIGAFLIAHRIRRPEPQELTGMLDTYRRLGPVLTSAEGQRPPLCFGMPFDGRTRTAPIYPLTTLVLLACGQPVVLQGGDRMPIKYGVTAIDLFRILGLDLAGLSIATVQDGFEQTGFALIHQPDHFAIAESLIGYREELGKRPPVASLELLWTPHQGNHLLVSGFVHPPTESRAWEALKLAGETNLLTVKGLEGGTDLPIGRACITARVQQGQAERLILHPRDHGCHAADVEWSDETAWTEKALAALDNRGPLLDALRWNAGAYLWFSGLSDSLESGLQTADGVLKTGQALQCLDQLRSWRSHLSIR, from the coding sequence GTGACCAGCGCCATCGTCAACGGTCGGGAACGCTTCAAGCAGCACCTGCGCAAAGTTGGCAGTGGTGAGCACACCAGCAAGGGGATGAGCAGGGAGGAGGCTGCCGATGCGCTCCATCTCATGCTCGATGGGGTGGCATCCCCAGCTCAAATCGGAGCCTTCCTGATCGCCCATCGCATCCGCCGGCCGGAGCCTCAGGAACTCACCGGCATGCTCGATACCTACCGCAGACTTGGTCCTGTGCTGACCAGTGCAGAGGGTCAGCGGCCGCCTCTCTGTTTCGGCATGCCCTTTGACGGTCGCACACGCACGGCCCCTATCTACCCACTCACCACGCTGGTGCTGCTCGCCTGCGGTCAGCCCGTGGTGCTGCAAGGGGGGGATCGCATGCCGATCAAATACGGCGTCACCGCAATTGATCTGTTCCGAATACTGGGCCTTGACCTGGCGGGTCTCTCCATAGCCACTGTCCAAGACGGCTTCGAGCAGACCGGGTTTGCACTGATCCACCAGCCCGACCATTTCGCCATCGCCGAAAGCCTGATCGGTTACCGCGAGGAACTGGGCAAACGTCCTCCAGTGGCCAGTCTTGAACTGCTGTGGACACCCCATCAAGGCAACCACCTGCTGGTAAGTGGTTTCGTTCATCCCCCCACGGAAAGCCGCGCCTGGGAGGCCCTCAAGCTGGCCGGCGAAACCAATCTGCTCACGGTGAAGGGTCTGGAAGGTGGCACCGATCTCCCCATCGGGCGGGCCTGCATCACCGCAAGGGTTCAGCAGGGCCAGGCCGAACGGCTGATTCTTCACCCTCGAGACCATGGCTGCCATGCAGCGGATGTGGAGTGGAGCGACGAAACGGCCTGGACGGAAAAGGCCCTTGCGGCACTCGACAACCGTGGCCCACTCCTGGATGCCCTGCGCTGGAATGCCGGGGCTTACCTCTGGTTCAGCGGCCTCAGCGACAGCCTTGAATCAGGCCTGCAAACAGCTGATGGCGTGCTGAAAACAGGCCAAGCCCTGCAATGCCTCGATCAGCTGCGGTCCTGGAGAAGCCATTTATCCATCCGATAG
- a CDS encoding GNAT family N-acetyltransferase gives MPLRPIGSADHPLLREIYADAIESQAPGLYSSDQVRAWAALAWLPGILDRTFLEGQGWISGHDAAFAIREPRDRLSLLYCRGRACRQGHGRALLDQIEADARHEGVERLRTEASQLSRPLLERCGWRVQAPETISIGGVPFKRYRMDKWLLQDRS, from the coding sequence ATGCCACTCCGCCCGATCGGGTCCGCTGATCACCCCCTGCTGCGGGAGATCTACGCGGATGCCATCGAGAGTCAGGCTCCGGGGCTCTATTCCTCAGACCAGGTCCGCGCCTGGGCGGCTCTGGCCTGGTTGCCCGGGATCCTGGATCGCACCTTCCTGGAGGGGCAGGGGTGGATTAGCGGTCACGACGCTGCCTTTGCCATCCGTGAACCGAGGGATCGCTTGTCTTTGCTTTATTGCCGAGGACGGGCTTGCCGCCAGGGCCATGGCCGCGCCTTGCTGGACCAGATTGAGGCCGATGCCCGCCATGAGGGGGTGGAGCGGTTGCGCACCGAAGCGAGTCAGTTGAGTCGTCCGTTGCTGGAACGCTGCGGTTGGCGTGTGCAGGCTCCAGAAACCATCAGCATCGGAGGCGTCCCGTTCAAGCGCTATCGGATGGATAAATGGCTTCTCCAGGACCGCAGCTGA
- a CDS encoding MFS transporter — protein sequence MQRPRIPTLLSAFLTLLNDRLSESIFLPLLPFLLADFSSSGSTVGLLSGTYALSQFAVAPLIGALSDRFGRKPVISICVGGSVVGMGLFATTLTVPWQQIWPGAAAAGVPLALLFTARIIDGISGGTAATATAVLADVTTPENRAKAFGLIGVAFGLGFALGPGLGGVLGEMNRILPAWGATGFAVVNLVMVSLLLPETHPLEARKPLPRKRALNPVSLLQRVFARPDVRRLALAFFGFFMAFNGFTTVLVLYLRNAFNWTEGMAGAAFALVGVIAMVVQGGLIGPLVKRFGELRLTLAGLGLLSVGCLMVPLATEETSMPVIYSAVALLALGTGLVTPCLRALVSKRLTRDGQGAALGGLQGLQSLGTFLGASAAGFSYDRLGQTSPFWIGALVLFGVAGLVAGAPRSATVETRI from the coding sequence TTGCAGCGCCCCCGTATCCCCACCCTGCTCAGCGCGTTTCTGACGCTGCTGAACGATCGACTGAGCGAGAGCATTTTTTTACCGCTGTTGCCCTTTCTGCTGGCGGACTTCAGCAGCAGCGGCAGCACCGTCGGTCTGCTGTCGGGGACTTACGCCCTCTCTCAATTCGCCGTGGCGCCACTGATCGGTGCCCTCAGTGATCGCTTCGGCCGCAAACCGGTGATCAGCATTTGTGTGGGTGGCTCCGTCGTCGGCATGGGACTGTTCGCCACCACCCTGACAGTGCCCTGGCAGCAAATCTGGCCCGGAGCTGCCGCAGCAGGCGTCCCCCTGGCTCTGCTGTTCACAGCCCGGATCATCGATGGCATCAGCGGCGGAACGGCCGCCACCGCCACCGCCGTGCTGGCGGACGTCACAACACCGGAGAACCGTGCCAAAGCTTTTGGACTGATCGGTGTTGCCTTCGGTCTGGGCTTTGCCCTTGGACCAGGCCTCGGTGGTGTGCTCGGTGAAATGAACCGCATCCTCCCCGCCTGGGGTGCCACCGGGTTTGCCGTCGTGAACCTGGTGATGGTGAGTCTGTTGCTGCCGGAAACCCATCCCCTTGAGGCCCGTAAACCTCTGCCGCGCAAGCGAGCCCTCAACCCTGTATCGCTGCTTCAGCGGGTGTTTGCCCGTCCGGACGTGCGGCGTCTGGCCCTGGCCTTCTTCGGCTTCTTCATGGCCTTCAACGGCTTCACCACGGTTCTTGTGCTTTATCTGCGCAACGCCTTCAACTGGACGGAAGGGATGGCGGGAGCCGCCTTTGCCCTGGTGGGCGTGATCGCCATGGTGGTGCAGGGAGGACTGATCGGCCCGCTGGTGAAGCGATTCGGCGAACTCCGTCTCACCCTGGCGGGTCTGGGACTGCTCAGCGTGGGTTGCCTAATGGTGCCGCTCGCCACGGAAGAGACATCGATGCCGGTCATCTACAGCGCCGTCGCCCTGCTGGCGCTGGGCACCGGCCTGGTCACGCCTTGTCTGCGGGCGCTGGTCTCGAAACGACTAACGCGGGATGGTCAGGGAGCAGCCCTGGGAGGACTGCAGGGACTCCAGAGTCTCGGCACCTTTCTGGGGGCATCCGCTGCAGGATTCAGCTATGACCGTCTGGGACAGACGAGTCCCTTCTGGATCGGTGCTCTGGTGCTGTTCGGCGTTGCTGGTCTGGTGGCTGGTGCCCCCCGTTCAGCCACGGTTGAAACACGAATCTGA